Below is a genomic region from Desulfobacter sp..
CTATGACAGGTTCATACGCATCGGCTACGGGGGCGTATGGAATGACACCATGGACAATGCCATTGAGAAAATCGGCCAGATCATAACAACCATTGGACAAGAGGAGACATAACCATGGATTTTCAAGACTACAAACAGGCGATCCAAGATGCCATCCAGAGTGAAATCGACGCCAGAATCTTTTATGAAAAAATCAGCCAGGGAATTAAAAACAAGGCCTTGAAAAAAACCTTTGAGGAATTTGCCGCAGAAGAGGGCAAGCATGAAGTTATCCTGACCCGGATTTTAAACCAGGAAACCATCACCATTGCCCATTTTAACTGCGACAAGGATTATAAGGTGGCCCAAACCATTGAAATGCCGGAGGTCACCCCGGAAATGGACCTGAAAAACGCCATAGGACTTGCCATGAAAAATGAAGAGATTGCCATGGAAAAATATATGGCCCTGGCAGACAATTGCACCGATCCTGAACTCAAACTGGTATTCCAGGATTTGGCCGCCATGGAACGGGACCACAAGTTTAAAATGGAAGAACAGTTCGTGGATGTGGCTTACCCCGAGGTCTGGTAACCCCGGGGTATCTTAGAAAATCAGAGCACCCCGTCCATTTCATGTTTCAGGGACCGGGTCATGAGGCGGTCCACGGTCTGGTCCACGGGCCGTCCTTCAAAGAGCACGGCATACACCTCGTTGCAGATGGGAAGATCCACCCCAAGCTTTTTGGACAGATTGTAAACCGATCTTGTGGTTTTAACCCCTTCTGCCACCATGCGCATGTCAGAAATAATATCATCCAGGGCCTTTCCCTGGCCGATCTGTTTGCCCACAGTATAGTTCCGGCTCAGATCCCCGGTACAGGTCAGCAGTAAATCCCCTACCCCGGCAAGGCCGGACAGGGTCAAAGGGTCTGCGCCCAGGCGGGTGCCCAGACGGTTCATCTCGGTAAGGCCCCGGGTGATCAGGGCGGCCCTTGGATTAAGACCCATGTTCATCCCGTCACAGATGCCCGCGGCAATGGCCAAAACATTTTTCATGGCACCGCCCACCTGGGTGCCCACGGGGTCATCATTGACATAGACCCTGAACCGAGGACAGGCAAACACGGTCTGGACAAATTGGGCCACCTCACGGTCAACAGCGGCAGCGGCCACCACCGTAGGCACCTGGGCCGCCACTTCCTTGGCAAAGCTGGGGCCCGAGAGCACGGCAAAATTCTTTTTGGGCAGATGGTCCATGACATTGGAAAGAATATCGGTCATGGTCTCGTGGGTTTTATTTTCAATGCCCTTGGATGCGGTGACCACAACGGTCTCAGAACTGATAAAGGCCTTCATCTCCTGGGCCACAGACCGCATGCAGTGGGAGGGAACCACCACCAGTACAAGGTCCTTGTCTTTCACGGCCAATCCCAGGTCATTGGTGGGAGTTATCCTGTCCGGCAGGGTAAATCCGGGTAAAAACACCTGATTCTCCCTCAGGGTTTTGATCTGCTCTTTGACTTCAGGTTCAAACACCCAAAGATCCAGGGCAAATCCTTTGTCTGCCAACAATTTGGCAAGGGCGGTGCCCCAGCTGCCGCCCCCGATAACCCCGATTCGAATATTTTCCATTTTCATTTGCATCCTGCCTATATTAAATCTCATTCAGCGTTACATCTGAATCCAAAAAAACCGGCACCTGCCGGATTGTAAATGCTTGTACATACATTAAATTCATCTTTGTTTCAATCCCCTGCCCCGTCTCATCAAGGCGCTGTGTTCTTTGCTGATTCAGCTCAATCATGAAAAACCGGGTAGTTTTTCTGGGTGTTTAAAAAATCATCAACATGGGTGTCCGTGGAAAAACAGGGAAAAAAAAGATCCTCCTCCCCATAATTTTCAGGCAGGTCGTTGAGATAGAGAATCCGGAAAAGACGATCCTTTTTAAACAAGAAATAATAAGCCCCTTTTTTCCGGTCCCAACATTGCCAGGTAACGCTATCGGCCAGCACAGGGACCATGTCAAATGCTTTGCGGGAAGACAGACGGACCCGGCCTTTGGGAAAACAGGTCTCAATAAAACGGATGGATTTGATCTTATTGATCTGACTTAATACTGCTGTTTTTTCATCCCCGATAAAAAAGCCCTGGGTTCCGGACCGGGTATACGAGTAAATGCCCTTGGGCGAAACCGCCACCATTTCCACCAAAAAGACCGCCAGGATCAGGACCACAGCCATGAACAACTGCCAAAACCGCTGATTTTTTTTCTCCAACACAGGTTGCATCATCTAAGCCCTTTAAAGGGCAAGTCCTGCCCGAACCTGCTCAACCTCATCCCGGGAAAAAAGGATTTCAACCAATTTGAGGGAAAAGGCAAGAGCAGCACCGGCCCCTTTACCGGTGATACATTTTCCATCCACCACCACGGCCTGGTCCTGAACATTGCCATTGTCAATCAAATGGGAAAATCCAGGATGACAGGTTACCCCTCCGGGCCTGACCAGGCCAAGAGGGTGGAGCACAACAGCGGGTGAGGCGCAAATCGCCCCGTAATACCGGCCTGACCGGGCCTGTTCCTTTAACATCGTTTATAGGTCCTTTGAGGCCTTTAAATTCTCGGCCCCTGGAATTCCGCCGGGCAGTGCAATAAGATCAAAGGCCGTATGGGTCAGATCTGCTATCAAAGCGTCGGCCATTATCCGTGTTTGCCTTGCGCAGAGGATGTCAAGGGTGTCCACCGAGGCGGTTGTCACATGGGCACCGGCCCGCCTGAGCACATCAACGATGGTGACAGCCTCCATTTCTTCTATGCCCTGGGCCAGGGGAACCAAAACTTTTTTTGCCATCACGGCCTCCTTTGGATTAGAGTTTAAATAATTTGGGCCTCGTCCATTGAAACCCAGCCCACCTTTTCCTTGCCAATCCGGATCTTGATATGATTTTCTTTTTTGTCCACCACATCCACCCGGGTACCGGCATGAAGGTCAAACAGCTGGGTGGCGGCCTCATGGGTCCCTGACCTCACCGATACGGTTTGCCCGAGGATCACGGCGCACCGCTGTGAATTAAGTCTGCCGGCTTCCAGACCCGTGGCCAGGCAAAAGACCATGAGCATGACAAAAAGCACTATGCCCGGGCCTGAAAAAACCTTTTTCTTCCGTATTTTTCTGATGACGGCCCAGGCAAAAAATAAAAGCGATGCGCCTATGGATAAAAACTGAAAATATTTCAAAGGCATCACACCCTGCCAGAAAAACAGGACGGTCCAGGGAGAAAAAGAGCGCTCGATCTTGTCCGTTACCTGGTTCCGGGCAAAGTTCAGGTTGAAATTAAGGTCAGGATCCCCTGGAGACAACCTTAGGGCACGCTCATACCAGAGAATGGCCCGGCCGATATCATTGGATTTCAAATAGGCATTGCCCAGGTTATAAAACAAATTTGAATTTTTAATTCCCTGGGATGCAATGGTTTCAAAGCATTGGGCAGCCTCCTTAAAGGATCCTGCCTTATAGGCCCGGGTACCGTCGATAAAAAGCCCTGCCCTGTCCTGGGCATGGGCCTGGGCTGAAAAACTGACCAGGGGAAGTACAAAACAGGCCATCACGGCCATGGTCTTTATCATCCTTTGGACACGCTCAAAGGTGTGGACTGCCTTTTTTTCATCCATTGCAGCCCCCCCGAACCGTGCCGAATCCAAGGTCTCCATGAGTGCCATGATTTTGTTGTTCATATCTGTATCCTCAGAGGACTGGCCCAAAATCCGCTCGGCCTCCTCCCGGGTAAGGCTTTCTCCCTGTTTATCTCCCAGGGATAAAACAGCGGCAGTCAGGGCCGCCTGGACAAGGCCTAAATATTCAGGCGATCTGGGAGATATTTTTTGGGCGGCCCCCAGATAGTTCTGGGCCCTGGCCCGGTAGGTTTCCTGGATGGTTTTTTCACGATTTTTAAATCTCAGCCCCAGGATACAAAGGACAAATCCCAGACCGGGCAGTCCCAAAAGCATTAAAAACAGGGGCAGGGGCAGATAAGCGGCAGAGGAAATACTTGAAATTTCTTCTTTGATATCAAAAATATCCCGGTTGCGCATGACCACGGCCTGCTTTGACGCAACCGTCTTTGACTCTGGTTTTTGATCCGTCAGTGTTGCTGGGTTGGCTGAGGGTTCCACCACCAAAGGGATGGGGTCGGTAACAATGGTTTTATAGGCCCTTGTTCGGGTATTAAAATAGGTTAAGCCCAAGGAAGGGATGGTCACACGCCCCGGGATACCCGGCACCAGGGCCTGCTTGAATATTTTTTTGCCTGAAAACCCGTTTTCCGTAGCCGTGATCTGCTCTTCAGGGGAATCTTCATACACCTTAAACCGTTTGGGATCCAGTTTCAAAGGGGGGACACCTGCATCCATAATATTGCCCTTCCCTTCAATGGTAATGGTCAGGGTGGCAGACTCGCCCACAACAAGGGTGTGTTCGTCCACCCCCGTTGAAATGGTAAACTCGCCCACAAGTCCTGAAAAGTCTTGGGTCCCTGAATATTGAGGCAGAACAATTACCTTGAGCGTGACCGGGTTAGATACGGCCCGAACCCTTGAGGTCCTGCCCCCGGAAAAAAACGAATCATTAAAAAAAGAATCAAACGAGTCCCTGGAAGGGGTGACAGGCTTTTGGGCGGTGAACACGGCCGGTGCAATTGTAAATTCCCCCAGGGCTTCTCCCTGGACCAGGTAATTGATTTCAAGAACCACAAAGACCCGGCCGTTGATATTCCGGGTATATTTTTTTTGTTCTCCGGCTTGCCGGGTCATAAGATCCTTGAATCCCAGGGAGGTCAAAGCGACATTGTAAAGTTTTTCAGCCAGATACAATTTTAAGGTATATACGGCCTGCTGGCCCTGAACAATGTCCGGGCTTGACAGGCTGGCCTCGGCATAAAAGGATTTAACCCCGTCACGGGCCAGGTCTTCCTCTGAGACAAGGATCTGAATTTCCCGGGTCACGGTCTTTTCTTTCTCCCGGGTCACGGTCAGCTCGGGAATTTTTAACACCCCCTGTTTTTTGGGCATCAAAGAATACTGGTAGATCACCTGGTGATGGAACTTCCCGTTGACATAGCTTCTGCTGGACTGGGTGCCTGAAGAAAGCACCTGAAAATCCGTGATCGGGGCCAGGTCAACCTGGCCCTTTCCTCCGTCCACAATCACCTGAAAAGAAACCGTATCATGGACGCTGATACGGGTTTTATCAACATGGGCCTGGGCTGAAAAACAAAATCCCATGGATGGAAATATTAACACAAGCCCCAAAACAACCCAGGCCAACAGCGCATAATTTTGTTTGGCTTCTATTTTTCTTCGTTTCATCGGGTTACCAGTCTTTATCTGTTGTTTGGGCTTTGCCCTGGGGAATCAAGGCCATGCCCGGCTTATCTTGCAAACGGTTGAGGCGGTTTTCCAGCATCTGGGCCCCTGGATCGCCATTTTCTTTTTCACCTGCGGCCGTTGCTCCTGCCTGGTTCTCTTTGGGGTCCGGGGTCTGATCCGGATCCGGCAAAGGGGGATTTTTTTGGGGCCGGTCTTTTTGTCCGGACCGGTCCTGGTTGTCCCGGCCTTGCCTCTTCTGGTCCTGTTCAGTCTGATCCTTGTTTTCTTTTTGCTGATCCTGGCCAGGATCTTTGTTTTGATTCTGCTGTTCAGAGGCTTTATCCGTCTGATCTTTGTTATTCTGGTCTTTATTCCGGTCTTTGTCCTGATGATCTTTTTGGGAATCCTGATTTTTTTGATCCGGGTTGTCCTGACCCTGATTTTTTTGGTCTTGATCTTTTGGGTCCTGATCTTTTGGGCTTTGGTTCCGGCGTTCTTTTTCCTGGGCCAGTTTTTCCTTTACAAAGGCCAGATTTTCCCTGGCCTCTTGATCATCGGCAAACTCATTGACCAGGGTGGTATAATCGTCTATGGCCTGGGGTAAATTGCCCAGACGATATTGGGTATTGGCCAGGTTATACAGGGCACGATGGCGCAGGTCCCTGTCTTTGGACGTGGCGGCCTGCAAAAAATTTGACTTGGCCAGTTCATAGTCTTTTAAGGCGTAGGCAGCAGTCCCGATATTATAATAGAGTCGAAGATCCCGGGGATTGTCCAGCTGGGCCTCGATGAAAAACGTCTTGGCCTTTTCAAATTCTTTTTTTTCAAAGGCCGCTGACCCCTGTCTTGCCTTTGAAGATAAAAAATCTGCCCTGGCAGAGAGGGGGAAGGCCATGCTGCCTGCCAGAACCAAAACCAGGGCAAGGCCCAAAATACTCCTGAAGCCTGATCGCAACCCGGATCTTTTTTGTTCAGGCCAGAACAATTCCAAAACAAGCAATAAAATACCCGGCAGCAGCAGCCATTGAAACCTGCGCTCCCATACTTTTTTTCTGCCCTGGGTCATGTTTTTGCGTGTCATTGTGCCTAAAATATCTTGGGTATATATGAGTTCCAAATCCATGTCACCGGCCACGGACCTGACATACCGGCCCTGGGTCATGGCGGTTATTTTTTTTAAAGTGGTCTCATCCACCCGGGATAAAATAATATTGCCATGATCATCTTTTTTAAATCCTCCGCCGGGTTCAGGAACGGGCGCACCTGAAGGATCCCCCACCCCAATGGCAAAGACCCGGACCTTTTCTCGGGCAAGCGCCTGGATCTCGTCCATCAGGGCCTGATCCCCTTGGGCGGTATCTTCACCGTCCGTGATCAGGATAATGGCTTTTTCAGTGTCAGATTCCTTTTCAAATCCCTTGTAACAGGTCCTGAGGGCAGCCGTCAAATCGGTTCCCCCGCCCGGAAGATAATCAGGGCCCAGGACATCTAAAAATATTTGAAAGGCCTGATAATCAAGGGTGAGAGGACATTGAATCATGGCCTGGCCGGAAAAGGCCACAAGTCCTGCCCGGTCGGAATGAAGCAGACGGGACAAATCAATGATCTCTCTTTTGGCCCGTTCAAGGCGGGTGGGGCTGACATCCGCGGCCAGCATACTTCTTGAACAGTCCAAACCGATCATGATATCCACCCCCTTTGAGGTGGTCTTTTCCCAGCGGAACCCTGCCGCAGGCCCTGCCAGGGCAAAAATGCAAAGAGAAAACCCCGCCAGTACCAGACCTGCTTTAACCCATTTGGGCCCATATGAAAATCCCGGCAGGATACGGCCAAAAAGATTTGGATCTGCAAATTTAAACAGAATTTTCTTATGCCGCACAATCCCGTAGGCCATAATGCCCAAAAGGGGCAAAAGCCCCCAGAGCCAGAACAATAGATGGGGATGGAAAAATTTCATTTTTCTAAGGTATCCGAATAAATCTGGTATTTGCCAAAATCAGGCACACGAGATAGAGCAGCATGGCAGGCACCAGGAAAAAGGCAAACAACTCCCTGTATTCCACCCATTTGTCCACCTCTACCCGGGTTTTTTCCATGGCATTGATCATCTCATAAATCGCTTGAAGGGCCTGGGTGTCCTCGGCGGCAAAAAAGCGGCCATGGGTGGCCGAAGAGATGGTTTTCAGGGCATCCCGGTCCACATCCACCTGCTGATAAACATATTGTTTTCCAAACAGCCCGTCCACAAGAAAGGGGGCCTTACCTTTGGAGCCCACGCCAATGGTATGAATTTTTACCCCCTTTTGGGCGGCAATCTTTATCCCGTCCTCCCAGGACAGCTGCCCTGCATTGCTCTTTCCGTCGGTGAGCAGAATAATGATGTTGGACTTGGCCTTGACATCTGCCAGCCGTTTCAATGAGATGCCAATGGCGTCCCCGATGGCGGTCTTGGGGCCTGCTGCCCCGATTTTTAAATGGTCCAGCATAAAGGCAATGGTGTTGTAGTCCCGAGTCAAAGGCAATTGGGTAAAGGCCTGGGACCCGAACACCACCATGCCGATACGGTCCCCTTCCCGCTTCATAATAAAATCAGAGACCACCCCTTTAACCGCCTCAAGCCGGGTGACAATCTGATTGTCAAGCTTAAAGTCAAGGGCCCGCATGGACTCGGACAGGTCAAGGGCCAGAATAATATTCACCCCCTGGGTCATGACCTTGACCTTTCTGTCCCCGGCCTGGGGCCTTGCCAATGCCAGTATCATCAAACAGATGGCCGCCACCTTGATCAGGGTCAGGGCCCGCACAGCCCAGATGCCCGATGTCAGGGGCATTTTTTCCATACCTGACAGGGAAGATACCCTGAGAAAACGGCCAGGCCTTTTGGGGAACCCATGGGGATTTTTGGATCTGAAACGCCCAATGCTGCGGGCCCACTTCAGGGCCAAAAATCCCAGGGGCAGGGTCAGCAGTACGAGAAACCAGGTAGAGGCAAACCGAAACATCAGTGGTTGACCTCCTGTTCTGACAATCGTGCCTCTTGTTCCGCCTTTTCCACGGCCATGATCAAGGCACGGCCCTGTTCAAGATCTTTTTTAATCTGTTCTTTGTCAGGCTTGATGGGGGCATATCGAAAGGGGTCGCAAAGATCCTGAAAAAGGGAAACTTGAGTTCTCAAGGGGGAGGGAATTTCTTTTAAGCTGCGCAAGGTTTTTGTCAGCTCCTGGGTGGTCATTTCAAGACCGTTGAACCCATAAGTTTTACCCATATAGGTCTTTATGGTCCGGCCCAGGTCAAAATAAAAGGCCTTGGCATCATTGACCCGGGATACGGCAAGATCGTCCAATGCCTTTAACGCCGTATCATAGGCAGATATATGGGGAAGGAGATCCTTGGCCAAAGCGTTTTTCTTTCGTTTCCACAGGTACCGGACAAGGACAAACAAAAAGCAAGCGGCCATACACCCCGCCCCGATCCAGAGTCCAAGTCTTACCAGGGCCGGGTCCATACCCACCATCACAGGCGGTCTGATATCGTGGATATCTTTTATCATTTCTGCCGTCTTTCCCTGAGCCTGAAATACTGGGTAATGATATCTGAAACCGAGTCAGAGGTTTTGATGTCCACAAGATCGGTTTTCGCCCGGGAAAAAATATTCTGGGTCTCTTCATGGAGATCTGTCCGGGTCTGGAAAAACCAACGGCGAATCTTTTTGCTTCCGGCATCCAGAAAGCAATGCTCCCGGGTTTCAAAATCCCGGACTCCAACGATCCCGGATTCAGGCAGATGGAATGCGCCGGGATCATAAATCCTGAGCCCCACCAGTTCATGGCGCCTGCCCACGGTTTTAAGTCCTTTTTCATACTCTTTGGCCAAAAAATCAGAGATCACAAAGGCAAAACTTTTTTTCTTGGATATTTTTGACATAAAATCAAGGGCGGCTTTGATATTGGTGCCCTGGTTCCGGGGCTCAAAGGTAAAAATTTCCTTGATCACCCGCCAGACATGGGAGGATCCCTTTTTGGGAGGAATATATTTTTCAACCTGATCCGTGAAAAAAATCACCCCGACCTTGTCATTGTTTTTAATGGCATTAAAGGCCAGAACAGAGGCAAGCTCGGCCGTTTTTTCAAGCTTAGTGCCAAAATGAGTGCCAAAGGACAAGGAGGCGCTCATATCAATGAGCAGCATGACAATGGATTCACGCTCTTCCCTGTACAATTTGACAAAGACCTTTCCTGTTCTTGCCGAAACGTTCCAGTCAATGGTCTTGACATCATCCCCGGGAGCATACTCCCGGACCTCCTCAAACTCAATGCCCGCCCCCCGGAACACGGAGCGGTACTGACCGGCCATCAGAGTGTTGACGGTTCTCCGGGATTTGATATGAATCTGTCTGATCTTTTTTATGATATGGGCGGGAATCATCTTAAGATCAGGGCACCTCCACACTGTCAAACAAGTCCGCAACCACCTGGTCACTGGTGATTTCTTCGGCCTCTGCCTCAAAAGACAAAAGGATCCTGTGCCTGAGCACATCAGGCCCCACAAGCTTGATATCCTGGGGGGTGACATAGGCCCTTCCCGCTAAAAAGGCAGCCACCCGTGAGGCCTTTGCCAGAAAAATACTGGCCCTTGGAGAGGCCCCGTATTCAATATACCGGTCCGTATCCATTCCGTAGTTTTCAGGCGCCCTTGTGGCAAACACCAGGTCGACAATATACTCTTTGAGCTTGTCATCCACATAAATTTTTTCCACCAGCCCTGCCATTTGAGCAAGTTCCTCACAGGTGATCACCGGAGATATTTTTTCCGGGGCACCGAAACTGGTCTTTTTAAGGATCTCAAGTTCCTGCGCCCTGTCCGGGTAATCCACCATGACTTTGAGCATGAACCGGTCCACCTGGGCTTCGGGAAGCGGATAGGTGCCCTCCTGCTCAATGGGATTCTGGGTAGCCAGAACCAGGAAGGGAGAGGGCAGCGCATAGGTGGTGTCCCCGATGGTGACCTGTTTTTCCTCCATGGCTTCCAAAAGAGCGGACTGAACCTTGGACGGGGCCCTGTTAATCTCGTCCGCCAGAATAATATGGTTAAACAAGGGGCCTTTGCGGGTGATAAAATCCGTGGTTTTAGGCCGGTAAATTTCAGTGCCTGTCAAATCTGCCGGCAAAAGATCAGGGGTAAACTGAATCCGTTTAAAATCAGCCTGAATGGCAGCGGCCAGGGCTTTGACCGCAGAGGTTTTGGCCAGGCCGGGCACCCCCTCGATCAATACGTGTCCCCCAGTCAAAAGCCCGGTTAAAAGCCCGTCCACCAATTTTTCCTGGCCAACCAGGGCTTTGCCCACTTCTTTGCGAATCCGGCTCACCAACAGGTGAGCATGCTCAATGGCACGAGTCGTTTCTTCCATGAAAATCCATTCCCTTTATGCCTTGACCATG
It encodes:
- a CDS encoding ferritin family protein, coding for MDFQDYKQAIQDAIQSEIDARIFYEKISQGIKNKALKKTFEEFAAEEGKHEVILTRILNQETITIAHFNCDKDYKVAQTIEMPEVTPEMDLKNAIGLAMKNEEIAMEKYMALADNCTDPELKLVFQDLAAMERDHKFKMEEQFVDVAYPEVW
- a CDS encoding NAD(P)-dependent glycerol-3-phosphate dehydrogenase, whose protein sequence is MKMENIRIGVIGGGSWGTALAKLLADKGFALDLWVFEPEVKEQIKTLRENQVFLPGFTLPDRITPTNDLGLAVKDKDLVLVVVPSHCMRSVAQEMKAFISSETVVVTASKGIENKTHETMTDILSNVMDHLPKKNFAVLSGPSFAKEVAAQVPTVVAAAAVDREVAQFVQTVFACPRFRVYVNDDPVGTQVGGAMKNVLAIAAGICDGMNMGLNPRAALITRGLTEMNRLGTRLGADPLTLSGLAGVGDLLLTCTGDLSRNYTVGKQIGQGKALDDIISDMRMVAEGVKTTRSVYNLSKKLGVDLPICNEVYAVLFEGRPVDQTVDRLMTRSLKHEMDGVL
- a CDS encoding BatD family protein, coding for MKRRKIEAKQNYALLAWVVLGLVLIFPSMGFCFSAQAHVDKTRISVHDTVSFQVIVDGGKGQVDLAPITDFQVLSSGTQSSRSYVNGKFHHQVIYQYSLMPKKQGVLKIPELTVTREKEKTVTREIQILVSEEDLARDGVKSFYAEASLSSPDIVQGQQAVYTLKLYLAEKLYNVALTSLGFKDLMTRQAGEQKKYTRNINGRVFVVLEINYLVQGEALGEFTIAPAVFTAQKPVTPSRDSFDSFFNDSFFSGGRTSRVRAVSNPVTLKVIVLPQYSGTQDFSGLVGEFTISTGVDEHTLVVGESATLTITIEGKGNIMDAGVPPLKLDPKRFKVYEDSPEEQITATENGFSGKKIFKQALVPGIPGRVTIPSLGLTYFNTRTRAYKTIVTDPIPLVVEPSANPATLTDQKPESKTVASKQAVVMRNRDIFDIKEEISSISSAAYLPLPLFLMLLGLPGLGFVLCILGLRFKNREKTIQETYRARAQNYLGAAQKISPRSPEYLGLVQAALTAAVLSLGDKQGESLTREEAERILGQSSEDTDMNNKIMALMETLDSARFGGAAMDEKKAVHTFERVQRMIKTMAVMACFVLPLVSFSAQAHAQDRAGLFIDGTRAYKAGSFKEAAQCFETIASQGIKNSNLFYNLGNAYLKSNDIGRAILWYERALRLSPGDPDLNFNLNFARNQVTDKIERSFSPWTVLFFWQGVMPLKYFQFLSIGASLLFFAWAVIRKIRKKKVFSGPGIVLFVMLMVFCLATGLEAGRLNSQRCAVILGQTVSVRSGTHEAATQLFDLHAGTRVDVVDKKENHIKIRIGKEKVGWVSMDEAQII
- a CDS encoding VWA domain-containing protein; its protein translation is MKFFHPHLLFWLWGLLPLLGIMAYGIVRHKKILFKFADPNLFGRILPGFSYGPKWVKAGLVLAGFSLCIFALAGPAAGFRWEKTTSKGVDIMIGLDCSRSMLAADVSPTRLERAKREIIDLSRLLHSDRAGLVAFSGQAMIQCPLTLDYQAFQIFLDVLGPDYLPGGGTDLTAALRTCYKGFEKESDTEKAIILITDGEDTAQGDQALMDEIQALAREKVRVFAIGVGDPSGAPVPEPGGGFKKDDHGNIILSRVDETTLKKITAMTQGRYVRSVAGDMDLELIYTQDILGTMTRKNMTQGRKKVWERRFQWLLLPGILLLVLELFWPEQKRSGLRSGFRSILGLALVLVLAGSMAFPLSARADFLSSKARQGSAAFEKKEFEKAKTFFIEAQLDNPRDLRLYYNIGTAAYALKDYELAKSNFLQAATSKDRDLRHRALYNLANTQYRLGNLPQAIDDYTTLVNEFADDQEARENLAFVKEKLAQEKERRNQSPKDQDPKDQDQKNQGQDNPDQKNQDSQKDHQDKDRNKDQNNKDQTDKASEQQNQNKDPGQDQQKENKDQTEQDQKRQGRDNQDRSGQKDRPQKNPPLPDPDQTPDPKENQAGATAAGEKENGDPGAQMLENRLNRLQDKPGMALIPQGKAQTTDKDW
- a CDS encoding VWA domain-containing protein encodes the protein MFRFASTWFLVLLTLPLGFLALKWARSIGRFRSKNPHGFPKRPGRFLRVSSLSGMEKMPLTSGIWAVRALTLIKVAAICLMILALARPQAGDRKVKVMTQGVNIILALDLSESMRALDFKLDNQIVTRLEAVKGVVSDFIMKREGDRIGMVVFGSQAFTQLPLTRDYNTIAFMLDHLKIGAAGPKTAIGDAIGISLKRLADVKAKSNIIILLTDGKSNAGQLSWEDGIKIAAQKGVKIHTIGVGSKGKAPFLVDGLFGKQYVYQQVDVDRDALKTISSATHGRFFAAEDTQALQAIYEMINAMEKTRVEVDKWVEYRELFAFFLVPAMLLYLVCLILANTRFIRIP
- a CDS encoding DUF58 domain-containing protein, which codes for MIPAHIIKKIRQIHIKSRRTVNTLMAGQYRSVFRGAGIEFEEVREYAPGDDVKTIDWNVSARTGKVFVKLYREERESIVMLLIDMSASLSFGTHFGTKLEKTAELASVLAFNAIKNNDKVGVIFFTDQVEKYIPPKKGSSHVWRVIKEIFTFEPRNQGTNIKAALDFMSKISKKKSFAFVISDFLAKEYEKGLKTVGRRHELVGLRIYDPGAFHLPESGIVGVRDFETREHCFLDAGSKKIRRWFFQTRTDLHEETQNIFSRAKTDLVDIKTSDSVSDIITQYFRLRERRQK
- a CDS encoding MoxR family ATPase; the protein is MEETTRAIEHAHLLVSRIRKEVGKALVGQEKLVDGLLTGLLTGGHVLIEGVPGLAKTSAVKALAAAIQADFKRIQFTPDLLPADLTGTEIYRPKTTDFITRKGPLFNHIILADEINRAPSKVQSALLEAMEEKQVTIGDTTYALPSPFLVLATQNPIEQEGTYPLPEAQVDRFMLKVMVDYPDRAQELEILKKTSFGAPEKISPVITCEELAQMAGLVEKIYVDDKLKEYIVDLVFATRAPENYGMDTDRYIEYGASPRASIFLAKASRVAAFLAGRAYVTPQDIKLVGPDVLRHRILLSFEAEAEEITSDQVVADLFDSVEVP